The DNA segment GCGAAAAAACCGGCCGTCAGTCGGTCGACGTAGCCGAACGCGAAGGGGACGAGTAGCATCGGTCGGTCGCGAACCCGCGCGACGAGCGTCCCGACGGGGAGGCCGTCCCCGGGTCCGCGGTCGGGGACGGTCGCCGCGAGGATCGCAGCGGCGGCGAGCAGGGCGGCCCCGGCGTACAGCGGAGCGAGCGGGTCCACGGTGGCCAACTGTCCGCCGACGACCGAACCGAGCGCCGCGCCGAGCCCGATCGCGGTCCCGGCCGCACCCATGTTGCGACCGTGCCCGCCGGAGAGATCCATCAGCATCGTGATCGATAGCGAGAACGCACCGATCGTGAACGCGCCGCCGACGACGCGCAGCGCCAGGACGACCCCGAATCCAAGTTCGAGTCCCGGCGACAGCGCGACCGCGAGGTAACTCGCGGCACCGCCCGCGGCACCGAGTACGACCAGCGGTGTTCGCCGACCGAGTGTATCGCTCGCCAGCCCCCACAGCACGGCGCAAGTGACGAACGCACCGAACTCGGCGACGAGGAACCACGTGCCGGCGAGGATGTCGTCGCCGCCGCCCAGGGCGACGACCGTCTCGGAGAGCCCCGGATAGAGGAACACCTGGGAGACGAGGACGCTCCAGACGACGATCGCGAGGCGCGAACGATCGGTCATCGGTCTCGGCTCCAGATGGGGTCCGAGCGTATGTACGTGGTTCGGTCGCGTCCGGAGGCAGGGAACGCACGCCGCCCTCGTCGCAGTGGCGTCTCGACGCGCCCCGATCGAGCGCGACCGCATCGATCGTGCATGTACTAACTATCCAATTAGTCAGTCCTCCGTCTTTCGGTTCGACGACTCCCCGACTCCGCTCTGACCGAAACCGGCACACGACGGGTACAGGAAGACCCGGCGTCGGCACATACCCATCCGGGTGCCGACGCGTCGCTACGGGCGCGTCGACGGCACCGCGCCGGTTCGGTCACCCGGTTGTGATCCGCCCGAACCGGTGCCGTGTACGCCGGTCCGGAAGACGCGACACCGGTGCGTTCGGACGGCGTCGTACCAGTCGGTCCGGTCGCGACGGCAGTGGTCGGTTCCACCGCCGCTGCCTGCCGGGGCCGACACGCACGCACCGCACACCCGATCGATCGAGGGCACCGACAATGGTCGAAACCGTCAGCATCGACATTCTCAGTCTCCTGCTGGTCCTCACCGTCGCGTGGGTCTTCGGGGCGGTCGCCGAGCGGTTCGGCTATCCGACGATGATGGGCGAGTTGTTCGCCGGGGTCGCCTTCGGACCGGCGCTGTTGGGCTTGCTCGAACCGTCGACTCTGCTCTCCGTGTTCGCGGAGTTCGGCGTCTTCCTCCTGATGGTCTACGTCGGCATGGAGGTCGATCTCCGGGAGCTGTTCCGGCTCGGCCCGCCGTCGCTGCTGATCGCGTTCGGCGCGTTCGTCGTCCCGTTCGGACTCGGCTACGCAGCCGGCGTGTGGCTCGGCGTGTCGACCGGCGCGGCGCTCTTTCTCGGGCTCGCGATGGCGGCGACCTCGCTGGCGACGAAGTCGCGAATCTTGGCCGACCTCGACCTGCTCGACACCCGGATCGCGAACGTCCTCCTGGGCGGTGCGCTCGCCTCCGACGTCGGCGTCCTGGTCGTCTTCGCCGGTGTCGACAGCTACGTCACGGCCGGGACGTTAGACCCCGTCGAGGTCGTGACGATCCTCGGGAAGGCGCTCGGCTTCTTCGTCGTCACACTCCTGCTCGGATACCTCTTTCTCCCACGCGCGTGGGCGCTCATCGAGACGCTACGCGAGCGATACGGCTTCGTCGACCAGACGACCGGGGTGACGTTCGCCCTGCTGGTCTCGCTGCTGTTCGCCCAGCTGGCGACGCTCGCCGAGTTGCACATGATCATCGGCGGCTTCGTCGCCGGGCTGTTCCTCCGCCAGTCGGACGTCGAACCGGGCCTGCACGAACACATCCACACGGTGATCTACACGCTCGCGATGGGGGTCTTCGCCCCCGTGTTCTTCGTCACCGTCGGCTTCGACATCACGTTCGACGTCTTCGCCGACTCGGTCGGCATCCTGGTCCTCCTCGTCGCGATCGCCTTCCTGGGTAAGATCCTCGGCTCGTGGCTGTTCGCCCTCCCGACGTCGCTCACCTCGCGCGAGGGTCTCGTCGTCGGCTTCGGGATGAACGGCCGCGGCACCGTCGAGATCATCATCGCCTCGGTCGCGCTCTCCGCGGGCGTCATCGACACCGAACTGTTCTCGATCCTCGTCTTCATCGCCATCTTCACGACCGCGCTCGTCCCCGTAACGGTCACCTGGGGCGTCCGGATGTTAGAACGGGCGGACGAACTGGTGTACGTGGACGGACGCGAGCCCAGCAGTCGCTGATCTCGCGGTCGGCGTTCGAAACCGAAACGGCCGAACGGCGTCCGCAGATGACCACCGATCGGCGGACTCGAACCCCGCCCGGTCGACGGTGTGCTCCGCGACGGTCGACCCGGGGATGGAACGGGTTCGCCGCAGGGGTGATCAGACCGGTGTCGGCCGATCACCTCCAGGGGTGTGCAACCGCCGGCCGGGCGCCGAAACCGAGAGTACCACAATTAATATTATTCTCTTCCACTATTTTCTAGAAGTACACAATACATCACTATCAATAATATATAGTTAGAAATATAGTCCGGCGTGAGATATACCGCAACGGGAATGAACACTGAATCTACTCGACGGCGATTTCTCGAAGCGAGTGGTGCCGCAAGCATCGTCGGTCTCGCGGGCTGTATCGACGACGGTAGCCCAGGATCAGACGGTACCGGCGGTGACGACGGTGGCGACGGAGACGGCGGTGGCGACGCCGAGACGCGCCTCACCTGGGACGCCGGCGGAACCGGCGGAACCTACTACCCGCTCTCGAACGAGATCAAGACCGTCGTCGAGGAGAACACGGACTTCACGCTGACCGTTCGGTCGACGGGTGCCAGCGTCGAGAACGTCGGCAGCCTCTCACAGGGGACCGCCGATTTCGCCCTCATTCAGAACGACATCGCCTCGTTCGCGAAGAACGGGACCGGCATCGAGGCGTTCGAGGACAACCCGATCGAGTCGCTCCGGGGCGTCGCGACGCTGTACCCAGAGACCATCACGCTCGTCACGCTCGCCGAGAACGACATCTCGTCGCTTTCGGACCTGAGCGGGGCGACGATCACGACCGGCGACCTCGGATCGGGCACGCAGGTCAACGCCCTCCAGATCCTCGAGTCGGTCGGTATCTCCGACTTCGAGGAACAGACCGCCGGCTTCTCACAGGCGTCCGAACAGCTCGCAAACGGCGACATCGACGCGGCCTTCGTCGTCGGCGGCTGGCCGGTCGGCGCCATCGAGGATCTCGCCAACACGAACGACGTCGAGATCGTCCCGATAGAGGGCGACGACCGCGAGGCCGTCAAGGAAGACGCGGAGTGGTTCGCCGACGACACCATCCCGGCGGGCACCTACAGCGACGTCGACGAGGACGTCGACACCGTCGCCGTCCAGGCGATGATCGCCACGCACGCGGACGTACCGGCCGACACCGTCGAAACGGTCACCGGAGCCATCTTCGACAACGTCGACTCGCTCTCGATCAAGACCGACTTCATCTCGGCCG comes from the Halovivax cerinus genome and includes:
- a CDS encoding MFS transporter, with amino-acid sequence MTDRSRLAIVVWSVLVSQVFLYPGLSETVVALGGGDDILAGTWFLVAEFGAFVTCAVLWGLASDTLGRRTPLVVLGAAGGAASYLAVALSPGLELGFGVVLALRVVGGAFTIGAFSLSITMLMDLSGGHGRNMGAAGTAIGLGAALGSVVGGQLATVDPLAPLYAGAALLAAAAILAATVPDRGPGDGLPVGTLVARVRDRPMLLVPFAFGYVDRLTAGFFALTGVAYFRDVFGIDAGQAGLTLALFFVPFAVLQYPVGSLSDRVGRFLPVVVGSMLYGVAIVAVGLAPTYLLAAGLMVVVGICGALVSPTTMALVTDIVPSSGRGAAMGGFNVFGSLGMFSGFLVGGLVTEWYGYLAAFLVAGGLEIAIATVASGAVRRIAWRSTTPTSG
- a CDS encoding cation:proton antiporter; translation: MVETVSIDILSLLLVLTVAWVFGAVAERFGYPTMMGELFAGVAFGPALLGLLEPSTLLSVFAEFGVFLLMVYVGMEVDLRELFRLGPPSLLIAFGAFVVPFGLGYAAGVWLGVSTGAALFLGLAMAATSLATKSRILADLDLLDTRIANVLLGGALASDVGVLVVFAGVDSYVTAGTLDPVEVVTILGKALGFFVVTLLLGYLFLPRAWALIETLRERYGFVDQTTGVTFALLVSLLFAQLATLAELHMIIGGFVAGLFLRQSDVEPGLHEHIHTVIYTLAMGVFAPVFFVTVGFDITFDVFADSVGILVLLVAIAFLGKILGSWLFALPTSLTSREGLVVGFGMNGRGTVEIIIASVALSAGVIDTELFSILVFIAIFTTALVPVTVTWGVRMLERADELVYVDGREPSSR
- a CDS encoding TAXI family TRAP transporter solute-binding subunit; its protein translation is MNTESTRRRFLEASGAASIVGLAGCIDDGSPGSDGTGGDDGGDGDGGGDAETRLTWDAGGTGGTYYPLSNEIKTVVEENTDFTLTVRSTGASVENVGSLSQGTADFALIQNDIASFAKNGTGIEAFEDNPIESLRGVATLYPETITLVTLAENDISSLSDLSGATITTGDLGSGTQVNALQILESVGISDFEEQTAGFSQASEQLANGDIDAAFVVGGWPVGAIEDLANTNDVEIVPIEGDDREAVKEDAEWFADDTIPAGTYSDVDEDVDTVAVQAMIATHADVPADTVETVTGAIFDNVDSLSIKTDFISADSAQDGMSIELHEGASSYLDA